DNA sequence from the Halobacterium sp. DL1 genome:
GGGACGACGAGTCGAGCACTGCGTGGTCGGCCTGGTAGGATGACGAGCGCGAGCGACCGCGACGAGCTGGCGGACGCGCTCGCCGCCCGCCCGAACGTCAGCGACCGCGCCGCAGAGGCGATCCGCGCGGTCCCCCGCCACGAGTTCGTGCCAGAAGGTCGGCGCCAGCACGCCTACGACGACCGCCCGCTCCCCATCGATGAGGGTCAGACCATCAGCGCGCCGCACATGGTCGCCATCATGGCGACGGAACTCGACCTCCAGGCAGGCGAGCGCGTGCTCGAAATCGGGACGGGGTGTGGCTACCACGCCGCGGTGACCGCGGAACTCGTCGGCGCGGAGAACGTCTACTCCGTGGAGTACGTCCCGGACCTCGCCGAGCGGGCGGAGGAGACGCTCGCGAATGTGGGCTACGACGGCGTCTCGGTCCACGTGGGCGACGGCCGCGAGGGGTGGCCCGAGCACGCGCCCTACGACGCCGCCTACCTGACGTGTGCGGCCCCGGAGTTCCCCCCGACGGTCGTCGAGCAGGTGCACACCGGGGGTCGCCTGGTCGCGCCAATCGGGACCGGCCGCCAGCGCCTCGTCCACGCGGTGAGACGCGAGGACGGCAGTCTGGAGACCACCGACAGGGGCGGCGTCCGGTTCGTGACGATGCAGGGGGACTGACGGACGGCGGTCCGCGCACCGTCGACGGGCGGCGACTGACTGGCTCCCTGCGACTCTCGGCGACTGATTTTATCCGCCCGGCGGCCCACCGGTGGGATATGGACTACCGCGAACTGCTGTTGCTGCGCGCCGCCCGGGAGACCGGCGTACTCGACGCGCTCGTCTCCTCGGCGGACACGCCCGCGGAGGTCGCGGAGACGGCCGGGGTCACGGAGCGGGCCGCGGAACTGACCGTCGACGCGCTGCGGGCGATGGGGCTCCTGGAGCGGGTCGGCGACGCCGTGGAGCCGACCAACCTGATGCTCGGGTTCATCACCAAGACGGACGTGCGCTCTGTCGGTTCCCTGCCGCACGAACTCGACCGCGTGGAGTCGCTGGTGGCACTCCCCGAGACGATGCGAACCGGCGACCCGCCGGAACCGCGCCGCGACGCCACTCGGAACCGACTCGGGGCGCGCGCCGCCGAGGACGACGCGAGCGTCCGCGCCGCGGTCACGGCTGCCGTTCGCGAGCGGCCCGACGCCGACTCCGTGCTCGTCGTCGCCGACGGCCCGGGGCAGCACGCCGTGGAGTTCGCGCGTCGCGGCTTCGACGTGACGATGCTCACCGACCAGCGCGTCGTCGACGCCGTCCGGCCGCTGCTCGACAACGAGCGCGTCGAACTCGTCGCGGGCGACCCTCTCGACGGCGCGGACGGACCGTTCGACATCGTCTTCCACGCGCGCGTCGCCCGCGACTACGGGCCCGAGGAGAACCGCCGACTGCTCGCGGCCGCCCGGGAGGCGCTCGCGAACGGTGGCTTCGCGGTCCACGTCGACGTGCTCCGCGACGGCACGGCGGACGCCGGGCTGACCGCCGAGTTGCTGGCGGGCACCGAGCACGGCGAGTGTTACGACGCCGGGACAGTCGGTGAGTGGTTCACCGACGCGGGCTTCGAGGCCGTCCGCGAGGGGGACGTTCCGGGGACGGAGTACGGGTTCGTGGCTGGACGCAGGCGCGCAGTTCAGTGACATCCTCCTCGCCGTAAACGGCGAGGCTTCCCACGCAGGGGGAATACCAGTCAGTCGTCGCTGGTAGAGGGTTTCGACTCTTCGTAGGCCGTGAGCGTCATCTGCGCTGGTACGCTCTTCTCACGGTGAGTCGTGGCGGTGTCACAACCGCTCCCATCCCGAGGCGAGTCATCGCGTCCGGCCTTGTCAAGCGGGACGCTCTCTCCCCACGGGTCAACCCGTCGTGCGATATTCGCGGAAGCGTTGATGTCGGCCTGAAACGTCGAAACGTGGCAGTCATCGTTCGGACACCGGAACTCGGCCTGCGAGTCCCGCCGACCGATGCGGTGGCACGAGTGGCACGTCTGCGAGGTGTACGCCGGATTCACGTACTCGACCGGAATACCTGCTTCCGTCGCCTTGTCCTCGATGCGCCCTTGGAGTCGGGCGAACGCCCACGAGTGAAGCCGACGGTTCATGTACTTCCCGTAGTCGAGACGCTCACGGATGTACGTCAAGTCCTCCATCACCAACACCGGATTTTCAAACTGCTTGGCGTACTCGACGGCTTCCCGAGACGCTTTCTCCACGATGTCGGTGAGGGCGTTCTGGTAGTGGTCGAACCGTTCGTCGGTACGCCACTCCGAAGCGTCACGCTCTTGCAGTCGTTTCAGGGTCGTGTGCATCTCTTTTCGGAGATGCTTCGCTCTGCTTCCGCTACACACGAACGGGTCAGTCGGAGAACCGTCCTTGAGGGCACAGCCCGTGATGAGGGCGGTTTCTCCGATGTCTAAGCCGATGTGCGTGGCGTCACCGTCCGCCGCTGGTTCTTCAACCGGGTACTCGACGGTGACGTGTAGTACCCAATTCTTCCGATGCTGTTGAAGCCGTATCTCGCCCGCTTTCGCGTCCTCGGATACGAGGTCGTGCCAGAGGTCTTCCTGTTCGGGATTGATGCGGAGCGGCATCCAGAAATTCGTTCCCCGACCGGGACGAGGAACCCACCACGTAAACTCGTAGTCGCGTTCTTCCGAGTGGTCGAACTTCGCGGCTTGGTTCGTGAGTCGTATCGGGTGTTCGTCGTCCAAATCCTGCGCGTTGTACGTCTTGCGGAGTTTCGGGACGTAGTTGCAGAGCGCGGCTTTGGCCTGATACGGCAAGTCGTAGGGCGTCACGATGTCGCTCACCGAGGACATGGTACTCGCCCCGGCGTCGAACGCTTCTTGCAGACCGTCACGGTAGGTTTCGAGCAGGTCGTTGAGTTTCGACTGCTTGTGCGCGGTGGGGGGTGCGAACGTCGCCTGCAACGTCTTCGTGACGGTCGTGGACACGCTACTGCTCCTCCACGTACTCC
Encoded proteins:
- a CDS encoding protein-L-isoaspartate O-methyltransferase (catalyzes the methyl esterification of L-isoaspartyl residues that are formed in damaged proteins), with amino-acid sequence MTSASDRDELADALAARPNVSDRAAEAIRAVPRHEFVPEGRRQHAYDDRPLPIDEGQTISAPHMVAIMATELDLQAGERVLEIGTGCGYHAAVTAELVGAENVYSVEYVPDLAERAEETLANVGYDGVSVHVGDGREGWPEHAPYDAAYLTCAAPEFPPTVVEQVHTGGRLVAPIGTGRQRLVHAVRREDGSLETTDRGGVRFVTMQGD
- a CDS encoding transposase IS605, whose translation is MSTTVTKTLQATFAPPTAHKQSKLNDLLETYRDGLQEAFDAGASTMSSVSDIVTPYDLPYQAKAALCNYVPKLRKTYNAQDLDDEHPIRLTNQAAKFDHSEERDYEFTWWVPRPGRGTNFWMPLRINPEQEDLWHDLVSEDAKAGEIRLQQHRKNWVLHVTVEYPVEEPAADGDATHIGLDIGETALITGCALKDGSPTDPFVCSGSRAKHLRKEMHTTLKRLQERDASEWRTDERFDHYQNALTDIVEKASREAVEYAKQFENPVLVMEDLTYIRERLDYGKYMNRRLHSWAFARLQGRIEDKATEAGIPVEYVNPAYTSQTCHSCHRIGRRDSQAEFRCPNDDCHVSTFQADINASANIARRVDPWGESVPLDKAGRDDSPRDGSGCDTATTHREKSVPAQMTLTAYEESKPSTSDD